The Bombus huntii isolate Logan2020A chromosome 11, iyBomHunt1.1, whole genome shotgun sequence genome includes a window with the following:
- the LOC126871421 gene encoding anoctamin-1 isoform X3 codes for MSMNSMHSAISLQDIERSYNDDLSTLNNGTTIDGSCTDLRNSRRSSKSISKCGTAFSLYFRDEVRTIDFVIVWDEYNVEAQTYRCTEYRRVFEKNLEKEGLQLEYEQAEPNGLHFIKIHAPREVLRRYAEILKLRLPMKELPTVLIPENRSNALIKEVNSLFKRIMKKYYVDQTIFPTMRHNFTAVYSRDKEYLFSLDSPNFFTAATRARIVQFILDRTRFTETKDDDFAFGIERLISEKAYIAAYPLHDGDLQAPDSMRYLLYKEWACLKKCLHYQPLDYIKEYFGVKIGLYFAWLGFYTHMLIPASIVGLLCFIYSCATLYSNEPSEDVCNGKGIIQMCPLCDHFCGYWDLKETCLHARITYLFDNPSTVFFSIFMSLWATLFLELWKRYSAEITHRWDLTGLDAQEEHPRPQYLARLAHIKKKSLNIITNTEEPKVPFWKMRVPATILSFSVVLLLIAIAMAAVLGVVLYRMSVLTALSVYGHPMVTSYAILFTTATAASINLCCIIVFNWVYVWLAEYLTEIELLRTQTEFDDSLTLKIYLLEFVNYYASIFYIAFFKGKFVGYPGNYNRFFEYRQEECGPGGCLMELCIQLSIIMIGKQAMNTILEMLFPLFYKWLNTLKVHVGMKTKDGQKKVTTRKYLQWIKDYKLVDWGPRSLFPEYLEMGSVLQYGFVTIFVAAFPLAPFFALLNNVFEMRLDAKKLLTMYRRPVGQRVTDIGIWFRILDSISKLSVITNAFIIAFTSNFIPRLVYRITVSDNYSLEGFLDHSLSKFNTSDLKNGTEPFLPSHEQVEICRYPDYREPPESPNKYQYTIMFWHVLAARLAFIVVFENVVALVMIFVRWCIPDIHPKLRDKIRRETYITNEIIIQQEALRARESSANDVETNQHITLNENTNRWNRVIRNSLSNSEFDLEVHGSPVSPTSTHSRVGPAAL; via the exons ATGAGTATGAATAGTATGCATAGCGCAATCTCCTTACAAGATATTGAGCGATCATATAATGATGATTTATCAACCCTTAATAATGGAACAACAATTGATGGTAGTTGTACAGATTTAAGGAATAGTAGAAGAAGTTCAAAATCG ATTTCAAAATGTGGAACAGCTTTTAGTTTATATTTTCGTGACGAAGTTCGTACAATTgattttgtaattgtttgGGATGAGTACAATGTGGAAGCTCAAACATATCGCTGTACTGAATATAGACGT gTATTTGAAAAGAATTTGGAGAAGGAAGGTTTACAGTTAGAATATGAACAGGCAGAACCGAACGGtcttcattttataaaaattcatgcACCTCGAGAAGTACTAAGACGGTATgctgaaatattaaaacttaGATTGCCAATGAAGGAATTACCTACTGTGTTAATTCCTGAAAATCGTAGTAACGCATTAATTAAAGAAGTCAATTCGTTATTCAAgagaattatgaaaaaatattatgtaGACCAAACAATATTTCCAACTATGAGACATAATTTTACGGCTGTTTATAGCCGCGATAAAGAGTACTTATTCAGTTTGGACTCGCCAAACTTTTTTACTGCCGCAACACGTGCTAGAATTGTACAGTTTATTTTAGATAGAACCAGATTTACAGAAACCAAGGATGATGATTTTGCATTTGGGATAGAAAGGTTGATTTCGGAAAAAGCATACATAGCCGCATATCCTCTTCACGAT gGGGATTTACAAGCACCAGATTCTATGAGGTATCTTTTATACAAAGAATGGGcatgtttaaaaaaatgtctTCACTATCAACCATTGGATTATatcaaagaatattttggaGTAAAAATTGGACTTTATTTTGCTTGGCTCGGATTTTATACACATATGCTGATACCTGCTAGTATCGTAGGCCTTTTATGCTTCATATACAGTTGCGCAACTTTGTATTCTAACGAACCAAGCGAAGATGTTTGTAATGGTAAGGGTATCATTCAAATGTGTCCCTTATGTGATCATTTTTGTGGATATTGGGATTTAAAGGAAACGTGCTTACACGCAAGAATTACGTATTTGTTTGATAATCCATCAACCgtgtttttttctatatttatgtCATTATGGG ctACATTGTTTTTGGAATTGTGGAAGAGGTATTCAGCAGAAATAACTCACAGATGGGATTTAACTGGTTTAGATGCTCAAGAGGAACATCCTCGTCCTCAGTACTTAGCACGTTTAGCacatataaaaaagaaatcgctcaatattattacaaataccGAAGAACCGAAAGTTCCCTTTTGGAAAATGAGAGTTCCCGCTACGATTCTCAGTTTTTCCGTCGTTTTATTGCTG ATTGCAATAGCAATGGCAGCAGTGTTAGGTGTTGTTTTATATAGAATGTCTGTTTTAACCGCCTTAAGTGTTTATGGACATCCTATGGTAACAAGTTATGCAATATTATTTACAACAGCTACTGCAGCCAGCATTAATTTGTGCTGCATTATAGTATTTAATTGGGTCTATGTTTGGTTAGCTGAATATTTAACCGAG atTGAACTGCTTCGAACTCAAACTGAATTTGATGATAgtttaacattaaaaatatatttactcGAATTTGTTAATTACTATGCttccatattttatatagcattttttaaaggaaaattcGTTGGTTATCCGGGAAATTATAATCGCTTTTTCGAATATCGACAAGAAGAATGTGGCCCTGGTGGCTGCCTTATGGAATTATGCATACAGTTAAGCATTATCATGATTGGCAAGCAGGCTATGAATACAATATTAGAAATGTTGTTTCCACTATTTTACAAATGGTTAAATACTTTAAAAGTACATGTTGGGATGAAGACAAAAGATGGGCAGAAAAAAGTTACTACTCGGAAATATCTTCAATGGATTAAGGATTATAAATTGGTGGACTGGGGTCCAAGAAGTTTATTTCCTGAGTATTTAGAAATGGGTAGcg TGTTACAATATGGATTTGTTACTATCTTTGTTGCTGCATTTCCGTTAGCACCATTTTTTGCACTGTTGAATAACGTTTTTGAAATGAGATTAGATGCCAAAAAGTTATTGACAATGTACAGAAGGCCAGTTGGACAACGTGTTACAGATATAGGCATATGGTTCCGTATTCTTGATTCTATTTCTAAGTTATCAGTTATAACTAAT gCATTCATTATAGCTTTTACTTCTAATTTTATACCAAGACTAGTTTATCGAATAACTGTCTCTGATAATTATTCTCTGGAAGGATTTCTAGATCATTCTCTCTCCAAATTTAATACAAGTGACTTAAAAAATGGTACTGAACCATTTTTACCTTCTCACGAGCAGGTTGAAATATGTAGATATCCAGATTATAGGGAACCTCCTGAATCGCCAAACAAATATCAATATACAATTATGTTTTGGCACGTACTTGCAGCGAGACTTGCTTTTATTGTTGTATTTGAG AATGTTGTTGCTTTGGTCATGATATTCGTGCGATGGTGTATCCCCGATATCCATCCAAAGTTAAGGGATAAAATTCGACGCGAGACGTATATAactaatgaaataattattcaacAAGAAGCACTTCGTGCTCGTGAAAGTTCCGCTAATGATGTAGAAACAAATCAACATATTACATTAAATGAAAACACGAATCGATGGAACAGAGTCATAAGAAATAGTTTATCTAATTCTGAATTTGATTTAGAAGTTCATGGAAGTCCTGTATCACCGACTAGTACACATTCACGAGTTGGTCCTGCCGCGTTATAA